Proteins co-encoded in one Arthrobacter globiformis genomic window:
- a CDS encoding dihydrofolate reductase family protein: MGKVRTGHATSLDGFIAGPNDGPEASMGEGGERLLAWYFGGDTEYRLPGTEMVFKVSPRTAEYLRETSTTTGALVTGRRTFDLTHGWGGGHPLGVPVFVLTHSVPQEWVYEGSPFTFVTDGLESAVAQAKAVAGDKDVGVIGANLVQQCIRSGLLDEIHLDLVPVLLGDGVRLFDQTAEPIELESTRVIEGAGVTHLTFRIVK, encoded by the coding sequence ATGGGGAAAGTTCGTACGGGGCACGCAACGTCACTGGATGGGTTTATTGCTGGGCCGAACGACGGTCCGGAAGCATCGATGGGTGAGGGCGGCGAGCGGCTTTTGGCTTGGTATTTCGGCGGCGACACCGAATATCGACTGCCGGGCACGGAGATGGTGTTCAAGGTCTCGCCGCGAACCGCCGAATACCTTCGGGAGACGAGTACAACGACAGGAGCCTTGGTGACGGGACGGAGGACATTCGACCTTACCCATGGGTGGGGTGGCGGACATCCTTTGGGGGTACCGGTGTTTGTTCTTACCCATTCGGTTCCGCAAGAGTGGGTTTACGAAGGATCGCCCTTTACGTTCGTCACCGACGGCCTCGAAAGCGCTGTAGCGCAAGCGAAAGCGGTCGCCGGTGACAAAGACGTCGGCGTGATCGGGGCGAACCTGGTGCAGCAGTGCATCCGATCGGGACTTCTCGACGAGATACACCTAGACCTGGTGCCGGTCCTCCTCGGGGATGGTGTCCGGTTGTTCGACCAAACAGCGGAGCCGATCGAGCTAGAGAGCACCCGGGTGATCGAGGGCGCCGGTGTCACACATCTGACATTCCGCATCGTGAAGTGA
- a CDS encoding DUF2269 domain-containing protein: protein MKLMAPGPRKLALTIHIASSVGWLGAVASFLLLAITGLTSTNPQQVRAAYLAMDLIGWSIIFPLSLASLISGILQALGTVWGLFRHYWVLIKLIITTLATALLLLHLQPVTHMAGIASVSDLSPTDMTGMRTQLIADAAAAVLALVVTTVLSLYKPLGITKYGRTRATGQQPVPHS, encoded by the coding sequence GTGAAGCTCATGGCACCGGGACCCCGCAAGCTCGCCCTGACCATTCACATTGCCAGCTCGGTCGGCTGGCTGGGCGCGGTCGCATCCTTTCTGCTCCTCGCAATCACAGGGCTCACCAGCACCAACCCGCAGCAGGTGCGCGCCGCCTACCTGGCCATGGACCTGATCGGCTGGTCCATCATCTTCCCGCTGAGCCTGGCATCCCTGATCTCCGGCATCCTCCAGGCCCTGGGTACCGTCTGGGGACTCTTCCGCCACTACTGGGTCCTGATCAAACTGATCATCACCACCCTCGCCACGGCACTGCTGCTCCTCCACCTCCAGCCCGTCACCCACATGGCCGGCATCGCCTCGGTCTCCGACCTCTCCCCCACCGACATGACCGGAATGCGCACCCAGCTCATCGCAGACGCCGCCGCCGCCGTCCTCGCACTGGTCGTGACCACCGTGCTCTCGCTGTACAAACCCCTCGGTATCACCAAATACGGACGTACGCGTGCCACAGGGCAGCAACCCGTTCCGCATTCATAA
- a CDS encoding TetR/AcrR family transcriptional regulator translates to MPKLWNETIETHRSAVRVAVLDAAAALVGEHGLSSVTMSQIAQAAGIGRATLYKYFSDVDAILAAWHERQVHEHLQQLAQARLSADGPVRQLAAVLEAYAVMAYSRRGGALAARLHQSPHVSHAQQHLNDFLTDLLRSGAEGGAFRDDVAPEELAAYCLHALDAASGLPSRDAVHRLVNVTMTGLHPVAAAGATENSRHENGS, encoded by the coding sequence ATGCCGAAGCTGTGGAACGAGACGATCGAGACGCACCGGAGTGCGGTGCGGGTGGCGGTTCTGGACGCAGCTGCTGCGCTGGTCGGGGAGCATGGGCTGTCCTCGGTGACGATGTCGCAGATTGCGCAGGCGGCCGGCATCGGGCGGGCCACGCTGTACAAGTATTTTTCTGATGTCGATGCCATCCTCGCTGCCTGGCACGAGCGCCAAGTCCATGAGCACCTGCAGCAGCTGGCGCAGGCGCGGCTCAGCGCGGACGGACCCGTGCGTCAGCTGGCAGCGGTTCTGGAGGCGTATGCGGTGATGGCGTACTCCCGCCGGGGCGGCGCCTTGGCTGCCCGGCTCCACCAAAGTCCGCACGTCAGTCACGCCCAGCAGCACCTCAATGATTTCCTCACGGACCTGCTCCGCAGTGGTGCTGAGGGCGGGGCCTTCCGGGACGATGTCGCTCCTGAGGAACTCGCCGCCTATTGCCTGCACGCACTGGACGCCGCTTCGGGGCTGCCGTCCCGCGACGCCGTGCACCGGCTGGTGAATGTCACCATGACCGGTCTGCATCCGGTCGCTGCAGCCGGAGCAACGGAAAATTCAAGGCATGAAAATGGCTCCTGA
- a CDS encoding four-helix bundle copper-binding protein, with protein sequence MTHHISAMLNSHPQGVDAARKESLAECIAACFECSQACTACADACLGEKMVADLAACIRTDLDCADICAATGNILTRQTATNTAITRPVLEACRAACAVSADECEQHSDMHEHCRICAEACRRCEAACTALLSAPA encoded by the coding sequence ATGACTCACCACATCAGCGCCATGCTGAACTCACACCCGCAAGGCGTCGATGCCGCCCGGAAGGAAAGCCTCGCTGAATGCATCGCCGCCTGCTTCGAATGCTCCCAGGCCTGTACCGCCTGCGCCGATGCCTGCCTGGGCGAAAAGATGGTCGCTGACCTCGCCGCGTGCATCCGCACCGACCTGGACTGTGCTGACATCTGCGCCGCCACAGGTAACATCCTGACCCGTCAGACCGCCACCAACACAGCCATCACCCGGCCGGTACTCGAGGCCTGCCGGGCAGCCTGTGCAGTCTCCGCCGATGAATGCGAGCAGCACTCCGACATGCACGAGCACTGCAGGATCTGCGCCGAAGCCTGCCGCCGCTGCGAAGCCGCCTGCACTGCACTCCTCAGCGCCCCGGCCTGA
- a CDS encoding F510_1955 family glycosylhydrolase, which yields MPISPKTVRRAAALSASTAALILALAACTPAPEPSAGASTTGQTGSGLPSAHIHGLTVSGDTSKVLLATHKGLFDVTKQPASKIGGTNDLMGFTAGKDPGVFYASGHPGEGSDLPNPLGLIKSVDGGKTWEQLSRQGVSDFHALTTTKSGIVAFDGTLWTSPDGKAWKKATADFAPAFLAGHPDSDTVLATTPRGVQRSTDGGATWNLLKSSPVIMFAAFADPGDAVGVEPDGTVHLSTDGGATWAKKGRIDGQVMSIAAVKGANGKPWIWAATTESILVSTDGGTTFRPSDAA from the coding sequence ATGCCCATCTCCCCCAAAACCGTCCGGCGGGCCGCGGCCCTCAGCGCCAGCACCGCCGCCCTCATCCTCGCCCTCGCGGCCTGCACACCGGCGCCCGAACCATCAGCCGGCGCATCGACCACCGGGCAGACCGGCAGTGGCCTGCCCAGCGCCCACATCCACGGCCTGACCGTCAGCGGCGACACCAGCAAGGTCCTGCTGGCCACCCACAAGGGGCTGTTCGACGTGACAAAACAGCCCGCCAGCAAAATCGGCGGCACCAACGACCTGATGGGGTTCACCGCCGGCAAAGACCCGGGCGTCTTCTACGCCTCGGGCCATCCCGGGGAAGGCTCCGACCTTCCCAACCCGCTCGGGCTGATCAAATCCGTCGACGGCGGCAAGACCTGGGAACAGCTCTCCCGACAGGGCGTCTCGGACTTCCACGCCCTGACCACCACCAAATCCGGCATCGTGGCCTTCGACGGAACCTTGTGGACGAGCCCCGACGGCAAGGCCTGGAAAAAAGCGACAGCAGACTTTGCCCCGGCCTTCCTCGCCGGACACCCTGACAGCGACACCGTTCTGGCCACCACCCCCCGAGGGGTCCAGCGCTCCACGGACGGTGGCGCCACCTGGAACCTGTTGAAGTCCAGTCCTGTCATCATGTTCGCCGCGTTCGCCGACCCTGGTGACGCGGTGGGAGTCGAACCCGACGGGACAGTCCACCTCTCAACCGACGGCGGTGCGACCTGGGCGAAGAAGGGCCGGATCGACGGCCAGGTCATGTCCATAGCAGCGGTCAAGGGCGCCAACGGCAAACCGTGGATCTGGGCCGCCACCACGGAAAGCATCCTCGTCTCCACCGACGGCGGAACGACCTTCCGGCCATCCGACGCCGCCTGA
- a CDS encoding DUF305 domain-containing protein: protein MNKKFLTLSATGIAAAIALAGCASGSGTGSSGTTMPMNHGSTSASAPSSSAPAAAADHNAADVTFAQMMIPHHAQAVQMNDMMLKKQNAPAEVTALATKIKAAQGPEIETMTGWLKGWNESTQMPSGHSMDGMMSDADMKNLESAQGAEAARLFLKQMIAHHEGAIMMAKTENTAGKNADAVKLSKDIVTAQETEIQEMQKLLATL from the coding sequence ATGAACAAGAAGTTTCTGACCCTTTCCGCAACCGGCATCGCCGCGGCCATCGCCCTGGCAGGCTGCGCCTCCGGATCCGGCACCGGCTCCTCCGGTACCACCATGCCGATGAACCACGGCAGCACCTCCGCCAGCGCACCTTCGAGCAGCGCCCCGGCTGCGGCCGCGGACCACAACGCCGCGGACGTCACCTTCGCACAGATGATGATCCCCCACCACGCACAGGCCGTTCAGATGAACGACATGATGCTGAAGAAGCAGAACGCGCCGGCCGAGGTCACGGCCCTGGCCACCAAGATCAAGGCCGCCCAAGGCCCGGAGATCGAGACCATGACCGGCTGGCTGAAAGGCTGGAACGAATCCACACAGATGCCCTCTGGCCACAGCATGGACGGCATGATGAGCGACGCGGACATGAAGAACCTCGAGTCCGCCCAGGGCGCCGAAGCGGCCCGGCTCTTCCTGAAGCAGATGATCGCCCACCACGAAGGGGCGATCATGATGGCCAAGACAGAAAACACCGCCGGCAAGAATGCCGACGCGGTCAAGCTCAGCAAGGACATCGTCACGGCCCAGGAAACCGAAATCCAGGAGATGCAGAAGCTGCTGGCCACCCTCTAG
- a CDS encoding copper-translocating P-type ATPase produces the protein MEDHTQHHNHHAGPVREAAPRAPAHTRESQGGHDGHRMDDDHIVHSHGQHAGHSTAMFKDKFWLTLVLSVPVVYFSPMFGHLLGYMPPEFPSSTWIPPLLGTVIFLYGGQPFLKGGLNELKSRQPGMMLLIGMAISVAFAASWVTSLGIGGFDLDFWWELALLVAIMLLGHWIEMRALGSAQGALDALAALLPDEAERITDTGTETISVAELRAGDTVLVRSGARMPADGNVIDGQAEFDESMITGESKTVLRSAGDSVVAGTVATDNTVRVRITAVGDDTALAGIQRLVAEAQASSSRAQALADRAAAFLFYFATGAGVITFIAWTLLGSVPDAVTRTVTVLVIACPHALGLAIPLVIAISTEQAARAGVLIKNRMALERMRTIDVVLFDKTGTLTKGEPELKDIATADGVARDELLALAAAVESDSEHPVARAIVRAAHQQNLDLSHASGFTSMTGRGVRATVDGRTASVGGPALLRELGLTEPESLAATTRAWMDRGAAVLHIVDGNRILGAVSLEDAVREESRQAVAALQHRGVKVAMITGDARQGAAAVASELKIDEVFAEVLPADKDKKVAELQARGLKVAMVGDGVNDSPALARAEVGIAIGAGTDVAMESAGVVLAGNDPRAVLSMVDLSRASYRKMWQNLVWATGYNVISVPLAAGVLAFAGVVLSPAAGAVLMSASTIVVALNAQLLRRVKLNPSEVR, from the coding sequence ATGGAAGACCACACGCAACACCATAACCACCATGCCGGCCCGGTCAGGGAAGCCGCGCCTCGCGCGCCCGCCCACACCCGGGAGTCGCAGGGCGGCCATGACGGGCACCGGATGGACGACGATCATATTGTGCACAGCCATGGCCAGCACGCCGGGCACAGCACGGCGATGTTCAAGGACAAGTTCTGGCTGACCCTGGTCCTGTCGGTGCCGGTGGTGTACTTCAGCCCGATGTTCGGCCATCTGCTCGGCTACATGCCACCGGAGTTCCCCAGCTCAACCTGGATCCCTCCGCTGCTGGGAACCGTGATCTTCCTCTACGGAGGCCAGCCGTTCCTGAAGGGCGGCCTGAACGAACTCAAGTCCCGGCAGCCGGGCATGATGCTGCTGATCGGCATGGCCATCAGCGTCGCCTTCGCCGCCTCCTGGGTGACCAGCCTGGGTATCGGCGGCTTCGATTTGGACTTCTGGTGGGAACTGGCCCTGCTGGTGGCCATCATGCTCCTGGGCCACTGGATCGAAATGCGCGCCCTCGGCTCCGCCCAAGGCGCGCTCGACGCCCTCGCGGCCCTGCTGCCCGATGAGGCCGAGCGCATCACCGACACGGGAACGGAAACCATCAGCGTTGCCGAGCTCAGGGCCGGGGACACCGTGCTGGTCCGGTCCGGGGCCCGGATGCCGGCAGACGGCAACGTCATCGACGGCCAGGCGGAGTTCGACGAATCCATGATCACCGGCGAATCCAAGACCGTCCTCCGCTCCGCCGGAGACTCTGTGGTCGCCGGAACCGTCGCCACCGACAACACGGTCCGGGTCCGGATCACGGCCGTCGGGGACGACACCGCCCTGGCCGGGATCCAGCGGCTGGTCGCCGAAGCCCAGGCGTCCTCCTCACGGGCACAGGCGCTGGCCGACCGGGCCGCGGCGTTCCTGTTCTACTTCGCCACGGGCGCCGGCGTGATTACCTTCATCGCCTGGACGCTGCTGGGCAGCGTCCCCGACGCCGTCACCCGCACCGTCACCGTCCTGGTGATCGCCTGCCCGCACGCCCTGGGCCTGGCCATCCCGCTGGTCATCGCCATCTCCACCGAGCAGGCAGCCCGCGCCGGCGTGCTGATCAAGAACCGGATGGCACTGGAGCGGATGCGCACCATCGACGTCGTCCTGTTCGACAAGACCGGAACCCTGACCAAGGGCGAACCCGAACTCAAAGACATCGCCACTGCCGACGGCGTTGCCCGGGACGAGCTCCTGGCCCTGGCCGCCGCCGTCGAATCCGACAGCGAACACCCCGTGGCACGCGCCATTGTCCGGGCCGCCCACCAGCAAAACCTGGACCTTTCACACGCCAGCGGCTTCACCTCCATGACCGGCCGGGGTGTCCGCGCGACCGTCGATGGCCGGACAGCCTCCGTGGGCGGCCCGGCGCTGCTGCGCGAACTCGGCCTCACCGAGCCCGAATCCCTGGCAGCGACCACCCGGGCTTGGATGGACCGCGGCGCAGCCGTGCTGCACATCGTTGATGGGAACCGGATCCTCGGCGCGGTCAGCCTGGAGGACGCCGTCCGCGAAGAGTCCCGCCAGGCTGTCGCCGCCCTGCAGCACCGGGGCGTCAAGGTCGCCATGATCACCGGCGACGCCCGCCAGGGCGCCGCGGCCGTGGCATCGGAGCTGAAGATCGATGAGGTCTTCGCCGAGGTCCTTCCCGCTGACAAGGACAAGAAGGTCGCCGAGCTGCAGGCCCGCGGCCTGAAGGTGGCCATGGTCGGAGACGGTGTGAACGATTCCCCGGCGCTGGCCAGGGCCGAGGTGGGCATCGCCATCGGTGCCGGCACCGACGTGGCGATGGAATCGGCCGGTGTGGTCCTGGCCGGCAACGATCCAAGAGCCGTCTTGTCCATGGTGGATTTGTCCCGGGCCAGCTACCGGAAGATGTGGCAGAACTTGGTCTGGGCCACCGGCTACAACGTCATTTCCGTCCCGCTGGCCGCCGGCGTGCTCGCCTTCGCCGGGGTCGTGCTCTCTCCTGCAGCCGGCGCGGTCCTGATGTCCGCCTCCACGATCGTGGTCGCCCTGAACGCCCAGCTGCTGCGCCGGGTGAAACTCAACCCGTCCGAGGTTCGGTGA
- a CDS encoding heavy-metal-associated domain-containing protein, producing MCGTESRKELPLVSAASGCSCCSNETANEVTVAGDAEYALEGLTCGHCVQTVEKAVTAVAGVDAASVELVPGGRSRLVVSGAVAEAELRDAVASAGYSLLTT from the coding sequence ATGTGTGGAACCGAATCCCGCAAGGAACTGCCGCTGGTATCGGCCGCGTCCGGCTGCAGCTGCTGCTCAAACGAAACCGCCAACGAGGTGACCGTGGCCGGGGACGCCGAATACGCCCTCGAAGGACTCACCTGCGGCCACTGCGTACAAACAGTCGAGAAGGCTGTCACCGCCGTGGCCGGTGTTGATGCGGCATCCGTCGAGCTCGTTCCCGGCGGCCGCTCACGCTTGGTTGTTTCCGGAGCCGTCGCTGAGGCAGAGCTCCGTGACGCTGTTGCCTCCGCCGGGTACAGCCTGCTCACCACTTAG
- a CDS encoding Ig-like domain-containing protein: MIKNFDAKRATRAKSSGGRDPVPRPGASGLRRWLATAVSTTMLAAALAPLGIAPVQAAVAGMGAVDPQNGFPTWYSDGNVKLQLCYMAGAGCLSEPPDAAKPASYPDNFPEEAFWFQASATSGNLLYEAALEGAHLNGAVVPGEQMGFGRLRFIVDNLKAGASYKITHPYGVNTFVAAPDKKVPTLGRIKQTIDAGVCAPSATTPCDWAGVGEAFLGDYKVGTTASFLKQVGAAPGTLGDINTARPVTGAPSGNNFVTVEGPDAGGPGVDVLTVSTFTVQGLIYDGADAAPSVPDLTAAGDSGRSGTDNITNATTPTFTGTVPGTGPAGTTVELLVDGAAVASAVSDGTAYSLSPASPMAPGSHKIQTRTPNPAYTLDPNGIPVDPAAPQYLVSLALTITVDTTAPSTTVSAPFPSNPTLDNTPTLNFTREAGATSECQLMPTNTSWDPTCSSPQTYDAQVDGNYTFNVRSTDAAGNVGAPATYSWRIGPADTLAPTVAGHTPADTALNVSTTATVTATFSEDVQGVSNTTMTLQDASGTPVIADVTRNGATNQWILDPTANLAAGTTYTATLTGGPAAIRDATNNQLTTTSWTFTTAPPPDTTAPTLTAWTPSTAATNVDTTANVTATFSEAVQGVSAATFTLKDAAGTAIPATVTYDSATRVATLDPTASLAANNTYTAALTGGASGIRDAANNALTTSTWTFTTAPPPDTAAPTLTTRAPAPAETTVSTTANITATFNETVQGVSGTTFTLKNTAGTAVAATITRNGTTNQWILDPTAALVPDTKYTATLTGSPSAIRDGANNPLATTSWTFITGPAPTITTRTPGTGAFAASTTANITATFNENVTGVSGTTFTLKNAAGTAITAAVSYNATTRVATLNPSANLTADTKYTATLTGGTAAIRDTAGNPAATSSWTFTTGPAPTITSRTAASGATGVSRTANITATFSENVTGVSGTTFTLKNGTTSITAVVTYNATTRVATLNPSATLAASTRYTAALTGGAAAIRDAGGNPLASTTWTFTTGR, translated from the coding sequence ATGATCAAGAATTTCGATGCCAAACGCGCCACCCGCGCCAAGAGCTCTGGCGGGCGGGACCCGGTGCCCCGGCCCGGGGCCTCAGGGCTGCGCCGGTGGTTGGCGACCGCAGTGTCCACAACCATGCTGGCGGCTGCGCTGGCACCGCTGGGCATTGCCCCGGTGCAGGCGGCAGTGGCCGGAATGGGTGCCGTAGACCCACAGAACGGCTTTCCCACCTGGTATTCGGACGGCAACGTCAAACTGCAGCTGTGCTACATGGCTGGTGCCGGGTGCCTCTCCGAGCCCCCGGACGCGGCAAAGCCGGCATCCTATCCGGACAATTTCCCGGAGGAGGCCTTCTGGTTCCAGGCCAGCGCCACGAGCGGGAACCTCCTCTACGAAGCGGCCCTGGAAGGAGCCCACCTCAACGGAGCCGTCGTCCCCGGGGAGCAGATGGGCTTTGGCCGGCTCCGCTTCATCGTGGATAACCTCAAAGCCGGGGCATCGTACAAAATCACACACCCTTACGGCGTTAACACCTTCGTTGCCGCTCCCGACAAAAAAGTCCCCACCCTCGGCCGGATCAAGCAAACCATTGACGCCGGAGTCTGCGCTCCCAGCGCCACGACGCCTTGTGACTGGGCGGGGGTCGGCGAAGCCTTCCTCGGTGACTACAAAGTAGGTACCACAGCGAGCTTCCTCAAACAGGTCGGAGCCGCCCCTGGCACCCTGGGTGACATCAACACGGCCCGCCCGGTAACTGGAGCCCCATCCGGGAACAACTTCGTCACCGTGGAAGGACCCGACGCCGGAGGCCCCGGTGTTGACGTCCTGACCGTCAGTACGTTCACTGTGCAGGGCCTGATCTACGATGGCGCCGATGCCGCTCCGTCCGTTCCCGATCTGACCGCAGCCGGTGACAGCGGCCGGTCCGGCACCGACAACATCACCAACGCCACCACGCCAACGTTCACCGGCACCGTTCCGGGCACCGGCCCGGCCGGTACCACCGTAGAGCTGCTCGTGGACGGGGCCGCGGTAGCGTCAGCCGTCTCGGACGGCACTGCATACTCCCTCTCGCCCGCGTCCCCCATGGCACCGGGGTCCCACAAGATCCAGACACGCACACCCAATCCCGCCTACACGCTGGATCCGAACGGAATTCCCGTCGACCCCGCCGCACCCCAGTACCTGGTCTCACTGGCACTGACAATCACCGTGGATACGACCGCGCCTTCGACGACCGTCTCGGCACCGTTTCCATCAAACCCCACACTGGACAACACACCAACGTTGAACTTCACCCGGGAAGCCGGAGCAACGTCCGAATGCCAGCTGATGCCGACCAACACGTCCTGGGATCCTACCTGCAGCTCCCCGCAAACCTACGATGCCCAGGTCGACGGCAACTACACCTTCAACGTCCGCTCCACCGATGCAGCCGGCAATGTCGGCGCGCCCGCGACATATTCATGGCGCATCGGCCCGGCAGACACCCTGGCGCCCACCGTCGCGGGGCACACGCCTGCCGACACCGCCCTAAATGTGAGCACCACGGCCACCGTCACAGCCACCTTCAGCGAAGACGTCCAAGGCGTCAGCAACACCACGATGACCCTCCAGGACGCTTCCGGCACCCCGGTAATAGCCGACGTCACCCGCAACGGAGCCACAAATCAGTGGATCCTGGACCCGACAGCGAACCTTGCCGCAGGCACCACATACACGGCCACGCTCACCGGCGGCCCGGCCGCCATCAGGGACGCCACGAACAACCAGCTCACGACCACCAGCTGGACCTTCACCACCGCGCCCCCGCCCGACACCACCGCGCCCACCCTAACCGCATGGACACCATCAACGGCGGCCACCAACGTCGACACCACAGCCAACGTCACCGCCACCTTCAGCGAAGCCGTCCAAGGCGTCAGCGCCGCCACCTTCACCCTCAAGGACGCAGCAGGAACCGCCATACCCGCCACGGTCACCTACGACTCCGCAACCCGCGTGGCCACTCTTGACCCGACTGCCAGCCTCGCAGCCAACAACACCTACACAGCCGCACTTACCGGCGGAGCCTCCGGAATCCGGGACGCCGCCAACAACGCGCTGACAACATCAACCTGGACCTTCACCACCGCCCCACCGCCCGACACGGCCGCACCCACCCTGACAACACGGGCACCGGCCCCGGCGGAGACCACCGTCAGCACCACCGCCAACATCACCGCCACGTTCAACGAAACAGTCCAGGGTGTCAGCGGCACCACCTTCACCTTGAAGAACACCGCCGGAACAGCCGTAGCAGCCACGATCACCCGCAACGGAACCACCAACCAGTGGATTCTTGACCCAACCGCTGCCCTGGTCCCGGACACGAAATACACCGCCACCCTGACCGGCAGCCCCTCGGCCATCAGGGACGGAGCCAACAACCCGCTGGCAACAACCAGTTGGACCTTCATCACCGGACCCGCACCCACCATCACCACCCGCACCCCCGGGACAGGAGCCTTCGCCGCCTCCACCACCGCCAACATCACCGCCACCTTCAACGAAAACGTGACCGGTGTCAGCGGCACCACATTCACCCTGAAGAACGCGGCAGGAACAGCAATAACGGCAGCAGTCTCCTACAACGCCACCACCCGGGTCGCGACCCTTAACCCGTCAGCCAACCTCACAGCCGATACCAAATACACCGCTACCCTGACCGGCGGTACCGCCGCGATCCGCGACACGGCCGGCAACCCGGCTGCGACCTCAAGCTGGACCTTCACCACCGGTCCAGCCCCCACCATCACCAGCCGCACCGCCGCCTCCGGCGCGACCGGCGTTTCCCGCACAGCAAACATCACCGCCACCTTCAGCGAAAACGTCACCGGTGTCAGCGGCACCACGTTCACCCTGAAGAACGGCACCACCTCCATCACCGCGGTCGTGACCTACAACGCCACCACCCGGGTAGCCACGCTCAACCCCTCAGCGACCCTGGCGGCAAGTACCCGCTACACCGCCGCGCTGACCGGCGGGGCTGCAGCAATCCGGGACGCCGGCGGCAACCCACTGGCCAGCACAACCTGGACCTTCACCACCGGGAGGTAA
- a CDS encoding IS256 family transposase, whose protein sequence is MDPMATDVDQQELAQQLLAQAREQGIDLVGPDGLLNRLTKNVLETALEAEMDEHLGYEKHDVSGRGSGNSRNGTRTKTALTEIGPVEIDVPRDTGSTFDPQIVKKRQRRLTGVDEIVLSLSAKGLTTGEIAAHFAEVFGARVSKDTISRITEKVIGEMTEWQNRPLDRVYPVVFIDAIHVKVRDGQVTNRPVYVAIGVSVNGERDILGLWAGDGGEGAKFWLSVLTEIKNRGVEDVCITVCDGLKGLPEAITTVWALAVVQTCIVHLIRNTFRYAARQYWDEMSRDLRPVYTAPSEAAAKERFVEFSTKWGRQYPAITRLWENAWSEFVPFLDYDVEIRRVICSTNAIESLNARYRRAVRARGHFPTEQAALKCLYLATRALDPTGKGRARCATRWKPALNAFAISFDGRIN, encoded by the coding sequence ATGGATCCCATGGCGACTGATGTGGATCAGCAAGAGTTAGCGCAGCAGCTCCTGGCCCAGGCGAGGGAGCAGGGCATCGACCTCGTCGGCCCGGACGGGCTGTTGAACCGGCTCACCAAAAACGTCCTGGAGACCGCTTTGGAAGCCGAAATGGACGAACACCTCGGATACGAAAAGCACGATGTGTCCGGGCGCGGGAGCGGGAACTCCCGCAACGGCACACGCACGAAGACCGCGCTGACGGAGATCGGGCCCGTGGAGATCGACGTGCCGCGGGACACCGGCTCGACGTTTGATCCGCAGATCGTCAAGAAGCGGCAGCGCCGGCTGACCGGTGTTGACGAGATCGTGTTGTCACTGAGCGCGAAAGGGCTCACGACCGGTGAGATCGCGGCCCATTTCGCGGAAGTGTTCGGCGCCAGGGTCTCCAAGGACACCATCTCGCGGATCACGGAGAAGGTCATTGGGGAGATGACTGAGTGGCAGAACCGGCCGCTGGACCGGGTCTACCCGGTGGTGTTCATCGACGCGATCCACGTCAAGGTCCGCGACGGGCAGGTCACGAACCGGCCCGTTTACGTGGCTATCGGTGTCAGCGTCAACGGGGAACGGGACATCCTGGGGCTGTGGGCCGGGGACGGCGGCGAAGGGGCAAAGTTCTGGCTCTCGGTGCTGACCGAGATCAAGAACCGCGGCGTCGAGGACGTCTGCATCACGGTCTGCGACGGGCTCAAGGGCCTGCCCGAGGCGATCACCACGGTCTGGGCCCTGGCGGTGGTCCAGACCTGCATCGTGCACCTGATCCGGAACACCTTCCGCTACGCGGCCCGGCAGTACTGGGACGAGATGTCCCGTGACCTCCGTCCGGTCTACACGGCACCCTCCGAGGCCGCGGCGAAGGAGCGATTCGTGGAGTTCTCGACCAAATGGGGCCGGCAGTACCCGGCGATCACCCGGCTGTGGGAGAACGCCTGGAGCGAGTTCGTGCCGTTCCTGGACTACGACGTCGAAATCCGGCGGGTCATCTGCAGCACCAATGCCATCGAATCCCTCAACGCCCGCTACCGGCGCGCGGTCAGGGCCCGGGGGCATTTCCCCACCGAGCAGGCGGCCCTGAAATGCCTCTACCTCGCCACCCGGGCACTGGACCCCACCGGCAAAGGCAGGGCACGATGCGCCACACGATGGAAGCCGGCCCTGAACGCCTTCGCCATCAGCTTCGACGGAAGAATCAACTAA